A stretch of Sebastes fasciatus isolate fSebFas1 chromosome 19, fSebFas1.pri, whole genome shotgun sequence DNA encodes these proteins:
- the LOC141756964 gene encoding RNA-binding protein squid-like isoform X5, with amino-acid sequence MSDDYEFSDDTTMMRMEEDGEANSDDPMSAAGDCGLMGGEAEGSRIDASKNEEDEGKMFVGGLSWDTTKKDLKDYFSKYGEVVDCTLKLDPMTGRSRGFGFVLFKEPDSVDKVVTHKEHKLNGKVIDPKKAKAMKSKEPVKKIFVGGLSPDTPEEKVREYFGAFGEVPMKTGTRVMPTTGIKATGIMAIMAIMAIMVTVTKDMVAMITLATTTIMDMVTTTTLRHTSRSIRWIRQVATACRSHQQLQAVLMEETLNFKFQSDERQQWAGGALAREMMVSSKEH; translated from the exons ATGTCGGATGATTATGAGTTCAGCGATGACACGACCATGATGAGaatggaggaggatggagaggcgAACAGTGATGATCCGATGTCTGCAGCTGGAGACTGTGGTCTGATGGGAGGAGAGGCCGAGGGGTCGAGGATTGATGCCAGTAAAAACGAGGAGGATGAGGG GAAGATGTTTGTCGGAGGGCTCAGCTGGGACACCACCAAGAAGGACCTGAAAGATTACTTTTCCAAGTATGGCGAGGTTGTAGACTGCACTTTGAAACTGGACCCCATGACTGGCCGTTCAAGGGGTTTTGGCTTTGTGCTCTTCAAAGAACCTGACAGTGTTGACAAG GTTGTCAcacataaggaacataaactcAATGGAAAGGTCATTGACCCCAAAAAAGCCAAGGCCATGAAGAGCAAGGAGCCCGTGAAGAAGATCTTTGTTGGTGGTCTCTCTCCAGACACTCCTGAAGAGAAAGTCAGAGAGTACTTTGGTGCCTTCGGAGAG GTCCCAATGAAAACTGGAACCAGGGTTATGCCAACTACTGGAATCAAGGCTACGGGAATTATGGCAATTATGGCAATTATGGCAATTATGGTTACAGTAACCAAGGATATGGTGGCTATGATTACCCTGGCTACAACAACTATTATGGATATGGTGACTACAACA ACTTTGCGACACACTTCTAGATCAATCCGGTGGATACGGCAAGTCGCCACGGCGTGTAGGTCACACCAACAGTTACAAGCCGTATTAATGGAGGAAACCCTCAACTTCAA GTTTCAGAGTGATGAAAGACAGCAGTGGGCTGGTGGAGCATTGGCCAGAGAGATGATGGTATCCAGCAAAGAGCACTAA
- the LOC141756964 gene encoding heterogeneous nuclear ribonucleoprotein D0-like isoform X3 — MSDDYEFSDDTTMMRMEEDGEANSDDPMSAAGDCGLMGGEAEGSRIDASKNEEDEGKMFVGGLSWDTTKKDLKDYFSKYGEVVDCTLKLDPMTGRSRGFGFVLFKEPDSVDKVVTHKEHKLNGKVIDPKKAKAMKSKEPVKKIFVGGLSPDTPEEKVREYFGAFGEVESIELPMENKTNKRRGFCFITFKEEEPVKGIMEKKYHNIGLSKVPMKTGTRVMPTTGIKATGIMAIMAIMAIMVTVTKDMVAMITLATTTIMDMVTTTTLRHTSRSIRWIRQVATACRSHQQLQAVLMEETLNFNGASLQAMS; from the exons ATGTCGGATGATTATGAGTTCAGCGATGACACGACCATGATGAGaatggaggaggatggagaggcgAACAGTGATGATCCGATGTCTGCAGCTGGAGACTGTGGTCTGATGGGAGGAGAGGCCGAGGGGTCGAGGATTGATGCCAGTAAAAACGAGGAGGATGAGGG GAAGATGTTTGTCGGAGGGCTCAGCTGGGACACCACCAAGAAGGACCTGAAAGATTACTTTTCCAAGTATGGCGAGGTTGTAGACTGCACTTTGAAACTGGACCCCATGACTGGCCGTTCAAGGGGTTTTGGCTTTGTGCTCTTCAAAGAACCTGACAGTGTTGACAAG GTTGTCAcacataaggaacataaactcAATGGAAAGGTCATTGACCCCAAAAAAGCCAAGGCCATGAAGAGCAAGGAGCCCGTGAAGAAGATCTTTGTTGGTGGTCTCTCTCCAGACACTCCTGAAGAGAAAGTCAGAGAGTACTTTGGTGCCTTCGGAGAG GTGGAGTCTATTGAACTACCCAtggagaacaaaacaaacaaaaggagaGGCTTCTGCTTCATCACATTCAAAGAGGAAGAACCAGTTAAGGGGATCATGGAGAAAAAGTACCACAATATTGGACTAAGCAAG GTCCCAATGAAAACTGGAACCAGGGTTATGCCAACTACTGGAATCAAGGCTACGGGAATTATGGCAATTATGGCAATTATGGCAATTATGGTTACAGTAACCAAGGATATGGTGGCTATGATTACCCTGGCTACAACAACTATTATGGATATGGTGACTACAACA ACTTTGCGACACACTTCTAGATCAATCCGGTGGATACGGCAAGTCGCCACGGCGTGTAGGTCACACCAACAGTTACAAGCCGTATTAATGGAGGAAACCCTCAACTTCAA CGGAGCTTCCTTGCAGGCCATGAGCTGA
- the LOC141756964 gene encoding heterogeneous nuclear ribonucleoprotein D0-like isoform X1, translating to MSDDYEFSDDTTMMRMEEDGEANSDDPMSAAGDCGLMGGEAEGSRIDASKNEEDEGKMFVGGLSWDTTKKDLKDYFSKYGEVVDCTLKLDPMTGRSRGFGFVLFKEPDSVDKVVTHKEHKLNGKVIDPKKAKAMKSKEPVKKIFVGGLSPDTPEEKVREYFGAFGEVESIELPMENKTNKRRGFCFITFKEEEPVKGIMEKKYHNIGLSKVPMKTGTRVMPTTGIKATGIMAIMAIMAIMVTVTKDMVAMITLATTTIMDMVTTTTLRHTSRSIRWIRQVATACRSHQQLQAVLMEETLNFKFQSDERQQWAGGALAREMMVSSKEH from the exons ATGTCGGATGATTATGAGTTCAGCGATGACACGACCATGATGAGaatggaggaggatggagaggcgAACAGTGATGATCCGATGTCTGCAGCTGGAGACTGTGGTCTGATGGGAGGAGAGGCCGAGGGGTCGAGGATTGATGCCAGTAAAAACGAGGAGGATGAGGG GAAGATGTTTGTCGGAGGGCTCAGCTGGGACACCACCAAGAAGGACCTGAAAGATTACTTTTCCAAGTATGGCGAGGTTGTAGACTGCACTTTGAAACTGGACCCCATGACTGGCCGTTCAAGGGGTTTTGGCTTTGTGCTCTTCAAAGAACCTGACAGTGTTGACAAG GTTGTCAcacataaggaacataaactcAATGGAAAGGTCATTGACCCCAAAAAAGCCAAGGCCATGAAGAGCAAGGAGCCCGTGAAGAAGATCTTTGTTGGTGGTCTCTCTCCAGACACTCCTGAAGAGAAAGTCAGAGAGTACTTTGGTGCCTTCGGAGAG GTGGAGTCTATTGAACTACCCAtggagaacaaaacaaacaaaaggagaGGCTTCTGCTTCATCACATTCAAAGAGGAAGAACCAGTTAAGGGGATCATGGAGAAAAAGTACCACAATATTGGACTAAGCAAG GTCCCAATGAAAACTGGAACCAGGGTTATGCCAACTACTGGAATCAAGGCTACGGGAATTATGGCAATTATGGCAATTATGGCAATTATGGTTACAGTAACCAAGGATATGGTGGCTATGATTACCCTGGCTACAACAACTATTATGGATATGGTGACTACAACA ACTTTGCGACACACTTCTAGATCAATCCGGTGGATACGGCAAGTCGCCACGGCGTGTAGGTCACACCAACAGTTACAAGCCGTATTAATGGAGGAAACCCTCAACTTCAA GTTTCAGAGTGATGAAAGACAGCAGTGGGCTGGTGGAGCATTGGCCAGAGAGATGATGGTATCCAGCAAAGAGCACTAA
- the LOC141756964 gene encoding heterogeneous nuclear ribonucleoprotein D0-like isoform X4 translates to MSDDYEFSDDTTMMRMEEDGEANSDDPMSAAGDCGLMGGEAEGSRIDASKNEEDEGKMFVGGLSWDTTKKDLKDYFSKYGEVVDCTLKLDPMTGRSRGFGFVLFKEPDSVDKVVTHKEHKLNGKVIDPKKAKAMKSKEPVKKIFVGGLSPDTPEEKVREYFGAFGEVESIELPMENKTNKRRGFCFITFKEEEPVKGIMEKKYHNIGLSKVPMKTGTRVMPTTGIKATGIMAIMAIMAIMVTVTKDMVAMITLATTTIMDMVTTTTLRHTSRSIRWIRQVATACRSHQQLQAVLMEETLNFK, encoded by the exons ATGTCGGATGATTATGAGTTCAGCGATGACACGACCATGATGAGaatggaggaggatggagaggcgAACAGTGATGATCCGATGTCTGCAGCTGGAGACTGTGGTCTGATGGGAGGAGAGGCCGAGGGGTCGAGGATTGATGCCAGTAAAAACGAGGAGGATGAGGG GAAGATGTTTGTCGGAGGGCTCAGCTGGGACACCACCAAGAAGGACCTGAAAGATTACTTTTCCAAGTATGGCGAGGTTGTAGACTGCACTTTGAAACTGGACCCCATGACTGGCCGTTCAAGGGGTTTTGGCTTTGTGCTCTTCAAAGAACCTGACAGTGTTGACAAG GTTGTCAcacataaggaacataaactcAATGGAAAGGTCATTGACCCCAAAAAAGCCAAGGCCATGAAGAGCAAGGAGCCCGTGAAGAAGATCTTTGTTGGTGGTCTCTCTCCAGACACTCCTGAAGAGAAAGTCAGAGAGTACTTTGGTGCCTTCGGAGAG GTGGAGTCTATTGAACTACCCAtggagaacaaaacaaacaaaaggagaGGCTTCTGCTTCATCACATTCAAAGAGGAAGAACCAGTTAAGGGGATCATGGAGAAAAAGTACCACAATATTGGACTAAGCAAG GTCCCAATGAAAACTGGAACCAGGGTTATGCCAACTACTGGAATCAAGGCTACGGGAATTATGGCAATTATGGCAATTATGGCAATTATGGTTACAGTAACCAAGGATATGGTGGCTATGATTACCCTGGCTACAACAACTATTATGGATATGGTGACTACAACA ACTTTGCGACACACTTCTAGATCAATCCGGTGGATACGGCAAGTCGCCACGGCGTGTAGGTCACACCAACAGTTACAAGCCGTATTAATGGAGGAAACCCTCAACTTCAAGTAG
- the LOC141756964 gene encoding heterogeneous nuclear ribonucleoprotein D0-like isoform X2, protein MSDDYEFSDDTTMMRMEEDGEANSDDPMSAAGDCGLMGGEAEGSRIDASKNEEDEGKMFVGGLSWDTTKKDLKDYFSKYGEVVDCTLKLDPMTGRSRGFGFVLFKEPDSVDKVVTHKEHKLNGKVIDPKKAKAMKSKEPVKKIFVGGLSPDTPEEKVREYFGAFGEVESIELPMENKTNKRRGFCFITFKEEEPVKGIMEKKYHNIGLSKCEIKVAMSKEQYQQQQYWGGRGGYSSRSRGRGGGPNENWNQGYANYWNQGYGNYGNYGNYGNYGYSNQGYGGYDYPGYNNYYGYGDYNNQSGGYGKSPRRVGHTNSYKPY, encoded by the exons ATGTCGGATGATTATGAGTTCAGCGATGACACGACCATGATGAGaatggaggaggatggagaggcgAACAGTGATGATCCGATGTCTGCAGCTGGAGACTGTGGTCTGATGGGAGGAGAGGCCGAGGGGTCGAGGATTGATGCCAGTAAAAACGAGGAGGATGAGGG GAAGATGTTTGTCGGAGGGCTCAGCTGGGACACCACCAAGAAGGACCTGAAAGATTACTTTTCCAAGTATGGCGAGGTTGTAGACTGCACTTTGAAACTGGACCCCATGACTGGCCGTTCAAGGGGTTTTGGCTTTGTGCTCTTCAAAGAACCTGACAGTGTTGACAAG GTTGTCAcacataaggaacataaactcAATGGAAAGGTCATTGACCCCAAAAAAGCCAAGGCCATGAAGAGCAAGGAGCCCGTGAAGAAGATCTTTGTTGGTGGTCTCTCTCCAGACACTCCTGAAGAGAAAGTCAGAGAGTACTTTGGTGCCTTCGGAGAG GTGGAGTCTATTGAACTACCCAtggagaacaaaacaaacaaaaggagaGGCTTCTGCTTCATCACATTCAAAGAGGAAGAACCAGTTAAGGGGATCATGGAGAAAAAGTACCACAATATTGGACTAAGCAAG TGTGAAATAAAAGTGGCAATGTCCAAGGAGCagtaccagcagcagcagtactgGGGAGGAAGAGGTGGATACTCATCCAGGTCTCGAGGAAGAGGCGGTG GTCCCAATGAAAACTGGAACCAGGGTTATGCCAACTACTGGAATCAAGGCTACGGGAATTATGGCAATTATGGCAATTATGGCAATTATGGTTACAGTAACCAAGGATATGGTGGCTATGATTACCCTGGCTACAACAACTATTATGGATATGGTGACTACAACA ATCAATCCGGTGGATACGGCAAGTCGCCACGGCGTGTAGGTCACACCAACAGTTACAAGCCGTATTAA